The region gtgtcattgggcaaatacaaggaatacatttcacttcttctgaagtgattcgagttgactctgatacccaagactctgataccttgtccgtgactctgattacttatgcgctctgattattcgattttcatctatgtcataagtttttcactctgaactcttatatcatttagctcagaatctagactttactaacgttttcatcaagtattagattcagggggagctaagctcagaatcaagcagtgacttgaattcaaaatgagcaagataaactattcacatcaggataagtattattctatatctctaaactctgagtgaattcagtttaatgtttaagaattgttcatcaaaaatcttagttttgtcatcatcaaaaagggggagattgtaagatcaagttttgatctagtagtacaactctatgttttgatgattacaagttaaccttttgatatgaacaattgtggtactctaacgtgtttttctgagtgtgctatttacaggctctgacctcaactcaatctcacacaaatcagaagcactgtgtataaagagtgacccaagcaacgctttcgcattcaccatgttcagtatgaacagtggaaaagcttcagaagttctgaagttatacaaactctgatgaggattcagtcactagaagctctgaagatccagaagttctgataaccaagaaacactgaaggttcagatgttctgatggtgtagaagactctgaagttgcagaagctgaatagtggaaactctgaagtccagaagcaagaaactctgaaggccatgttcttccctctgagttcagaatcagaagatacaatggtcagaggatctgtgctttccctctgactctgatcaaccggcttcacaagttccaatatgaagcattcccctgatcagaagtctcctaggtttaaaggtcgcgtcgctatccaagtacaaaagcaactgtaccttcctgacgacctacctaacgttctcagccacagcagaagctggattttccagaactgccctccaacggtagcatttcccatgcatcgctcaaccctaatccttggagtatataaagaggctgaagactgaaagaaacggctagaagcattcacatacgcaagacaatcttaaattcttctaagttttctttcatctgaaattcattgagtttactattagctttttagaagcaaatctcttgtaaacaattctttcataaacagtttgtttagttcctttaggagatcaaggttgatcggatcctagagaagactaagagagtgaatcttagtgtgagctaagtcagtgtaattgttagtcacttgtaggtttcaagtgcagttgtaactcttacctgattagtggattgccttcattctaagaaggaagaaatcaccttaacgggtggactggagtagcttgagtgatttatcaagtgaaccaggataaaatccttgtgtgcttttctatctcttatctttggcacttaagttctcgaaagatttgtcaaaatctttaaggtggaagttttatactgaaaacgttattcaaaccccccctttctaccgtttttcataccttcagaggaGAGACCCTCCCTTTTAAATGTATTAAGTCAAGTATTCGAATAAAAGTTTTTGTTTCTCGAATTGTTCTGCTGTGCACTATTATGATCATACAAGCAAACATATAATCGAGTTAGTAAATCACCTCAATATAAACAGATAAACAAAGGAatgaatgaataattaaatgagCGAAGGATAGTTAAGCGGGCGAGGTGAGCGGCCCGCCACTTATCTTCGCCTTTGTTCGTCGCCGTTtagcacgtgttttcagtgCTAGCCTCCCAGTTTTGCGTGAGTAATTTTTCGAGAGTGTGCTACGTgtaactaggactttcgctcgaTATTTTACCGAGGCTTTTTgttcgcaccaatatttcccgtaagagcaggtgcggaCCCTCCAAccttattaggtggggacttatagttgctcggggcccaatggccatatgagtttacccgagacttttggcctagttaaaaatgctcCCCGTGTTTCGGGAAGACTCGACTCGCCCATATCTCGGAAAGGTTCTTTGGATAAAGAGCTTATTCGCGCACACTGCCAACGGGTGGCGGCGGAAAgctcatccgcacacgtcgcctgcaggggctacggtcagcgccggactttccggagcgatccccatacatcaaggtcgtgttgggatcgccaccttcagggaatttttcccaccaggctgccgTCTCATTTCgatagttaggagtattgctaataatatccttttgtatttgatttgtttaaattttacatcaagggatgcctcgttaaaaaactctcgtgtcggagaaaaagagtgcatctttattttggtcCTTGCTTTTCAATCAAAGTATTACTCCCAGCATCCTGTTTTCCTCGCCCTCTTTGCCTTCCCTACCGTGGCGAGGGATCCGTCCCTGCCCTTCCTCGCGATTGGCGGGCCGAGCTGACTTCGTTGGTCTTCTGTCCCCATCTCTTTGTTGCTCGGCCTCCCTCTTGTTATCCCTTCCTTGTGCTCTTTCCTTGTCTTCATTCCTGGTCTGGCGATGAGTTTCTCCCTTTCCTGCCGTCCGAGGGGGCCAAGCAAATGCAGGTGGCTCCCCACAAACAGTTCCTCTCTTCCCCCAATTGAAGAGGTCAACGTTCTCTTCTACGAGTTCACTCAAGCGTTGTTCTTGGTCCTTGGTGAGTCTGGGCTCGATTGCAAGTATTCCTCTACTGGTAGCGTTCATGTTCCCATCCTCGTCATACCACTCATTACCTTTTTGAGCGTAGAGCTTGCCTCCTCTTATCCTACGGGACTCTTCGCCCTGATTCTTCCCCTTGCTTTCGTCGCCGTCGCTCTGGCTTTGCGTTCCCAAACGCTCCTATTCGCCTTCACCGCCTTCAGACGTCCCTATCTCGTGGCACCTGTGTCCGTCGCCAGCTCCTTTTCtgccatacaggttgaggcaatGGCTATGGAACTTCCTCGCCTCCTTTTGGTCTACTGCCAGTTTTCCTATCCTCCCATAAAGTAGGGGATATTTTATCGCAAGGTGGGCCGTAGATATCACTGCATGGAGGCGATTTAAGGTACCTCGCCCTATGATGACGTTATAAGCTGCCGCGACTTGTAGGACCAGATATTTTATCCTCAAGAGCTCGGCGTCCTCGCCCACTCCGAAAACTGTATCCAACTCTACGTAGCCACGTACCTGAACTTGTTTCTCGGAGAAACCTACCAAACTTCCTACGTATGGCCTTAAATCCTTGTCCGTCAGCCCCATCTGTCTGAATGCGTCCTCATAGATTATATCCGCCGAGCTGCCCTGGTCTAAAAGCACCCTCTGTACATTGAAACCTCTtattcttaccattaccactACCGGATAGTCTGTATGGGGCTTGATTCCCTCGAAATCCGCGGTCGATATCACTATGCCTGGATGTGGGCACCCAAATGGTTCTGGATATACCTGTACTGATGCTGTAGCCCCCACTGTCTCCAGGCCCGCCACCGATACGTCGTTGCAAACTTCGAAACCTCCAGCGATTGTGTTCGTTGCCTCAACCGTTCCTTCGCCCTCGCCGCTGTCAGCTTTTTCAAATTTCTGTCTCTTCGCCGCTTGTGGACGTCTCGCCCTGATCAACCGTCTGATTTGACCCTTCAGCATGAAACGGTCGGTGGTGTTATGGCCCTCTAAGTTGTGGTATTCACACCACCTGAACGGACTCCCCGTCTCACTTCTGGGGTCCTTTCTGCGCTCGCCGGCTCTGTTCATGTCTTCAATTTCTGCCTCGAGAAGTAACTTTGCTAGCTCCTTGTTTGAGCATCCTCGCGACCTCATTCGCTGGCTAACCTTCGCTTCTCGGCGCGAGCACCAGTGTCTCCTATTCCCGATTCTCGAGCGGAGTAATTtcccttttttcttctttatgaATCGGCCAGTTTGTCTGGACCCGTGCTCGCGACTCGTTTCCTTGTCCTGTACCTTCTCCCTTGCCAGAGATACCTTTGCTGTTCGCTCGCCCTTCGTCTTGTGTGCTTCAATTTCCTCTTTGAAGATGTAGCACTGCGCTCGGGCGCGGACTTCCATCATTGAGAATGCCAGCTCCCTACTCAGCTCGCCATAAAATTCTCCCGGGGCCAAACCGCCTTTGAAAGCGCACACGCACACGCGTGGCTGGAATTCCTCGAACCTCGAGGATATGGCACTGTATCGTTTCACATACtgttccaaggtttcacgttccTCCTGTCGAGTATCAAACAGATCCTCGACCTTCCTTGAAGAGAAATGGTCTAGGAATTCTGATGAGAAATCACGGAACTTAGCTATGGATCCTGGAGGCAGATTCATGAACCATTCCTTTGCCGCACCTCAAAACGTTGATGGAAACATCTTGCATTTCACAGCGTCGGAAACCGCGTACTTCGCCATCTTCGCCTCAAAACGAGACAAATGATTCTTTGGAATGGTTTGTCCGTCGTACGCCTCCAACACGAGGCTCGTCATGCCGTTCGGTACAGTCACCTCTCGTACTGCCGCCGAGAAAGGCTTGGTTCCGGCCGTAGCCGcagcttcctcctcctcatGATTCCACTACCGGAGGTGATAATAACTCAACTGCTCCTGTAAACACTCATTTTGCATCTTCAAGTCGCCACTTAACGCTCGATGTGCTTATGCACAGCGATGTCTATCCAACCTCACGGTGTGCGGGGAAAAAATGTAACTTCGCTCTGGTTCCTTGCCTCGTCGTCGGCGAGAGGGCTCCATTAAGCTCTGTCGACGAATCGAGAATTCCACCACTTGCCTCTGAATTGCACCAGCTTTCACAGAGACTTGAACTTCTCGAAATCAAATTGCGAATTGCGCGGGAATCAAATCACGATCCATCAAGAAAAACTGGAGAGAAATCGCACAGAAAAAACGAGCTTCACTCCACcaaatcacgatccacgtagtccaggaatcgaaatctaccgatccccacagacggcgccaaatgttacgtgctagaacatagagagggaaggtagtaccgaaagtatgaggaaggtgatgagaatgattagagagagaagctctaacctcttagagagagaaaatgtaactgaatttcaatgttatTATTACTCCGAATGAGCtcagagtcccttacaattggtatctccctcctatttatagaggtggcgTTGGGCTTTGGCGACTCTAACTTAGCcaagtgggccagttgggcctcgggaagggaggcccaagatCATGGTGCGTTCCCCGCCCAAGGTCAGGTTTCCTGGGCGAAGGCCCCTGGGGCCTCTCCCAGTCCAATTTTTGTATGAAATTACATTTTCATCTTaagtatataaatatttatgaaaaagtGTGGTAATTGTCGAACAACCAATTATCACAAAGTTTTAAACTATTAAGTAATTGATACATGGACTGGGAGAGCCCCTAGGAGGCCTACGCCCAGGGGTTACACGCCAAGCGGCGGTCGCCAAGCCTAGAGATTGGGCCTTCTCCAACGAGGCCCAACAGGCCCAACCGAGGCAGTTACGCATGCTAGGCTCAGCTGATCCCAAACTATAAATGGGGAGGGGTTACcatttgtaagggactcttgacACATTTGCTAAATAAtacaagaaattcagttattctctctctaactttctctctctaagtgcaATCTCTCTCCACTCTAGGGACTACACCctttctcaatgttcatggcaagCACAATACAAGAATTATCATATGTGTAACGTGTCCATCACCCAAGATCCGACTTGGGTTTGAAGGGTGAACAATACATAGGCCACTAACCATCTCCTGAAACTCAACaatttattagaagaattgaaGGCGGACATGAATGAACTCTAGATCATTTTTTACTAGTCATGGAGGCTTTAATACCACGGCAGAAACCAACTATCCAAAATTCCTAAGCATGAGTTTTGTTGGATTTTTCTACaaattgttttatatttttataattttgaattCGCACGTATATTTCtgagaaaattaaataagtaaatccAAAAAAAGTATTCGAAGCAATCCTACTTAATTAGCCCCACAaactcaacaaatatagtttaTCTATAGGATATAAGGAAGACTAGAATTTACAAAGAcagttttttaaataattgttTATGAATCTTCAGTGAACATTATCTACAAGGGAGGAAAATATATACTTTTTAGAGATAATAAAGTAAGAAGTTTGTGAAAGTAATAATCACAGGAAAAAGAAATGTGACAAcatatatgaaaatattattcTATTAGTAGATAAAGTACTACATTTATTCATATAACATGTCTCGCCATGTTtactagtttttattttatttttctttcaggTGGTAAACTAATAATGGCTTGGAACTTCACCATGGGATTTTATTAAGCCAGAATTTAAATCCATCGTAAAAGTACGCTCCATCTGGTCTAATACTCAGATAGGGTTTATATCCGCGATAATCATCTTTTTTGTACTATAAACCCTAAAACTCTTTTGCACATTATTCCATGCAAAGTCACACCAATACAAAGTAGTACCCCAAAAATTATCCTGGAAGGACCACTCTACATACTGTCCACTGTGAAGATAATGTTGGCCAAGATCATCATCCCCTGAATGACAATGGACAGAGAGTTGAGTCCCCGCCAAATTATTTATTACACGCACTGTTTTCTTCAACGGATATTGAAAACTATCAACATCTTGACCTTGCACAGGTACTATCAAACTGCATGTTGCAATAATAAGCAACACAGGAAGTACTATACCGAACACCTTCAACATGTTTATGAGATACTAATAAACATACAACTTATATTTCACCTCCCCCTTTAAAGGATCacaatatatctatatatataagaaaatttcATTGACATTTAGGGGCCCGTATGATGGACAGGATAAGTAGACAATATAGTATAACAGTAATCCTATCCTGCTGTAATATGTTGTCTGTTGCACTGCACCGGCATGATATGATAACATTATCCTGTCCCTTACCCTATCCTGTGCTATCAATTATATTAACTAATCATAAAAGAATGTCAAAATCTCCAACAAAGAAAACTAAAATATTACAAAGTTTAAGTAAATAATAATTCCTATTAACACATTGATAAATAAAatgtaaaaactaaaataaaactaggtaatatataatttttttatttttactaaaatatttaaaatgtatatgtatatatattgtttTGACTTTCATactaataacaatattaattaattctttTTGTTTTACAACAAAAGATAATATATTGATAGAAAGATTGTTGGGAACAAACTCTCCCAACTAAGgacaaattaatattaattaattcttaccaatttctttttaattatattcCTAAACTATTATATTATATCAATTCAGTTAATGatattattaattagttattaataatattttaaatcattAATTATATCAAATAACAATCAAAAAGTTTGTCAATTGTCACATATGAAATTGTAAATTATTaaacattaatatttttttttgttagatgaagaaaatttacattaaatttatttaaatattaataattaatcaacataatttttttaaaaataacccAACGAAAGAAAGTCAATGATATATTTTTAGGGTGAAGTAGTGGAATATCCTTGTGGATACCAAAGCCTGGACGTATCCCATTGATTTATGGTAATCCAAGATAAATCTCTTGTGTGCTTTACTTACTTTAGTTCTTTTACTCTCATATCTAATTCGTTGCACAATCACCTCTACAAAAAAATGTTTCAAGGAACAAGCACTTGTTTGAAGCAGTTTTTTTTAGttgacacaattcaaaccccatTTCTAGTGTCTTTGTTTTATTTCTCgaataatagaaaaaataataataaagagatgaaaaatgttctatccaagaacatagagatgaggtatagtacctagagtgtaaggatcgtgatgtgagattcctagagagaatgagagcgtaacctctttaaagagagaaagtaactgaatttcaatcttgttatttctcaaatgagctaagagtcctttacaaatGGTATTcattccctatttatagatgtggagttgggcaTGGCGCCTTTGGTccttcctaatgggccggttgggacTCTGGGAAGAGACCCAAGTCCTTGGTCCGCTCGTCGCCTTGAACTGGCattcctgggcgagggaccctggggtctcgcccagtccacaagtccacaagacaccgagctcgaagcataagagctaagtgtgtctttaagcagaAAGACTAAGGCGACAATCATGAGAAACTAATTGATGCTAAAACTTAGAGTCTAATAACGGAgaacaatggccaacatggctcaataattaaaacttcaaaaattaacattttgaactTCTTGCTATGTTCCCCTGGCGAATCAAGTCCAAAGGTGGACTTGTGGCGATGGCGCTTGGTTCGCTCGCCATGTCCCAGTTGCGCACGTGCTCTGAATCGTGATGTTTTGACGCGTGTTGAGCCTGTGCCACGCGTAGCGCCCTCGAGTGGTGCAAAGGTCAGCAAATCTGCGGAATCTCAACTGCTATCCTTGAAACGTCCCTTCAAATCACAGTAAAACCTGCCAATTTGAATTCGaataacttttcatttaatgcgttgCCCCTGTTTCCCGAAATCCGCGCCACACTCCTTTGAGTAATCATTCCACCTCTGCCATCATGGGGCACGATTTCCAAACCGCTGCTCATCCCAACTTTTAAATTCTCCCTCACCCCTCATTCACCATTTCTGGAATCCTTACAATCTGTTAAAGTTGACAACCTTGCGCCCTTTCCCCTTTTCATCCCTATTCTTGCCTTTAGCAAAAATGACTTCCCAACGCTGCACCAAAGGATCCTCTCGATCCCGCAGCGCCGCTCCCGCATCTCCTCCTTTGGTTAACTCTCCTTCCCCCGGAGTACTTCCCCTTATTAAGAGTGAAATCAACGCCTTCTGGCGCCGGGTTTTCGCCACTCTGCCCCCGTCCACGAACAAAACCCCTACTCAAGGAGCCATCTGTCAACCCTCTAAGCAGTCTTCTGACGAGTTCGTTACTGAAACAGCCCGCCAGGCAGGTGGGCTTTGCCACGAGAAGTCTCTCGAAGATGTTCTCGTCACCGGGCGATGCATAAGCATCCGCCGGCCCTGGCAACATCGCACTGTTGAACAAGGCGTGGAAAAACCCCACTTCTTCTACGTCTACGAGTACTTTTTCCTCGACTTGTggatcaaactacccttctcccccTTCCTTCGCCAAGTGATGAGGGAAATTAACGTGGCTCCAAGCCAGCTCCATAAGAAcgcttgggccttcattcggtgtttCGAGAATCTTTGCAACGCCGTTGGTCTTGAAGCGAAGGCCGCCCACGTCTTCTATTTCTACGCTGTTGAGCCAAAATCTTTGAAGACCCCGACCCCCGGGTGGATCTCTTTGAAATCTCGTACGGGCCGGCAGCGCCTCTTCCCCtacaagagcaacgtcaagaaGGGACCTGGGCGCCAGTACTTCCGCATAATCGTGCATCCTACTtaccctgaagctttcacccttCGGGACGAGACTGCTCTGTTCCTCTTCTACTAGACCAAGAGTCCTCGCGACGTTCCGTTGCCGTCAGATGTATCGCCGAGTGATGACGATAAAGTCATTCTCAGCTTTTTCGCTGGGCTCCCTATCCTCGAGTGCTCACAGTTGCTTGAAGCCGCTCGCAAAAACATCCTCCACTCATTCCTAGGAGGAATGAACTTTACTGAAGCCGCACTGAAGCGCGCCCTTGCTGCTAAAGCGTTTGAGTTCCCTCCCGTTTTTAACACTAACGGGCTCAAGAGGAAACACGCTGCCGCAGGTGCTGATGTCGAGACTGCCGCTTCCCCGTCAAAGAAGCGAACCAGAGGATCCACCTCGGTTGATCCTACGCTTGGACCTTCAATCGATGCTATTCCTTCCGAAACTGTTGGGACAGCCCCAAATGTTGCTGCTCCTGGGCCTGGCGAGTTGGTACCAGACACCGCCCTTCCGCTAGAGATTGACAAGCTGGCACCGAGGCCTACCGATGACGCTGCTCAACCTTCCCCCAcaagaaaatcccaaaaatccAAAGGGGGTGACCCTGACACAGATGGAAAGTCTGGGGTCGTGATTCCGTCGCcccaaaagttgaaaaagaaaaagaaaaaggtcaAGAGAGCCAAGGCCGCCAAAATCGGTGAAACATCTTCTCCTTGCCAAGGCATGGTGGGCGAGGATGAGCCCAACCCCAAGGAGGGCGAGGCGGGACCCTTGCCCCTTCCCAAGGAGACTTTTGTTGGTCAAAGTGCTCCTGAGGGCACTGCTTCTGATTCCCCTCAAACAATCCTTCCTTCTGACCATCCATCCCCACAAGTTGGGGCAAGCTCACCCAGGGCTTCCCCAGTCCACACAACGAGTCGTAGTGATGAGGATCAAGCTCCTGCCGCCTCACCTTCCCCCTGCTCTTCCTTCCCCGCCGTCGGTGATCTGAACGCTGACGAGAAAGGGAGCTCTCCTTCAAACCAGCAACCAACTACTGTCGACTTTATGCTGACTGACCCTTTCTTTGGTAATATGAAAGGAGTTGAAAATCCTGACCTTGATGGTATGGCACAAGAAGCCATCTCGAGCCTTTTGCGCGGGGGGTGTCTCTTCGCCAAGTTATACCAGGATTCAGCTACAGCcgctgaagttgaagagctccGCCAGAAGGCTGAGAGTTATCGTCTCGCCACACTGGAGGCGTACAGAGAGCGTGACAGGTTGCTGACTCAGGTGGTGGCCCAAACTACAAAGCTGACCAATTTGGGAATCGAGATGAACGATCGCGAGACCGACTTATCCGCCTGTGAAGATAGAATGGAGGACTTAAAGGACGAGTGGGATGATTTGCAGAAGGAGTTGGAGGCGAAGAACGAAAAAATCGCCGCGAGTAGGGCCGCCTGCATTGTTAAGGACAAGGAAATCACATTCCTGCGCAGTGAGTTGGGGTCGACGAACGAGTCTctcgccgaggtgaggtctcaaCTAGAGACAAAGGCCAAAGCTGTTGTTGATGCAGAAAACCGTGCGGACTCCGAGATCATAACTCTCCGAGCAAGGTTAGTGGTCGGGGCTGCTGCTGAGGCTGTGGAAGAGCACGACCGTGGTTTTTTCCTCGCCAAGGCCCAAGTCCAGTATCTTTATGAAGGAATTAACCTCGGCGGAATGGGAGCCTTCAAGAGGGTTACCCTCCACGGATTGGTCGACCCTAATGACCCCTCAGGCTTCACTGCTGAGTATTTTGCGGCTGCTGAAAACGCAAGGGAAACAGAAAACGTTAATGCAGTTTGAGTATTTTGTATTGATTTATCCTTACCTTTTGTAATTAACATTGCTCCGTGTTATTTAATGGGAGTTAGTCACAATTTCACTTatccatttttttttggtgttcGCCCCTGTGCCTTTAAGCTTTGTATTTTgtgctcgtgtagcgattttgaatgtgtgccggtggaaactaggacttttgctcagtctgGGACTGAGGCTTTTCTTCACACcgatatttcccgtaagagcaggtgtggcctttCCGGTTTTGTCCCGGCGAGGACTTACAgttgctagggacccaatggccatataggtttacccagacttatgcctagttttattctcgcccatatttcggggaggtctcgtttgctcatatttcggggagacttttGGGATAAGCAGCTTATCCTGAGATAAGgggcttatccgcacacatcgccaacgagaggtcagcgattcgcgccggactttccggagcaatccccatacatcaaggtcgtgttggaaTTACCACCTTTAGGGAATTTATCCCACCGGACGAACGTGACAGGTTAGTTGAGTTGCTATCTGGGTAGCagcggttcgcgccggactttcccggagcgatccccagacatcaaggtcgtgttgggatcgccaccttcagggaatttttcccaccgggcgaccgtCGTATTATAGTCGAGCTAGGAGTATTgcttgagaatatcctttttgtatttgatttctGAAAgattttacatcgagggatgcctcgttaaaaaactcccgtgtcggagaaaaggagtgcatctttatttttggtcctaatTTTTTGGTTCCTTCGCTGCGTCCTCTCTCCTGCTTCCTACATGCTTCCGTTTCCAGCCCCTCAGGTCAAAGTATCACTCCCATCACCTCCTCTTTCGAGCCTGACGTGCTCGCCACCCACTCATTGTTATTTCAGGGTTGATTTCTTTCCCCGCCCGCCTCGTGGTAATGAGGGACTTCTCCTATCTTGCCTTTTTGCTTGTCGCGCTTGGATGTCCATGGCTTGAAAGCTACCGAACCCACCGGCTTCCAATATCTTGcctctctttttcctttacCTGGGCGGCGACTCGCGGGGTTCCCTCTCCTCGCCTTCTGCTTGTCCTTAGACAGTTCGCGCGCCGCGTTACCGCTTTTCCCGTtgatcgaggccgtacccgatacaaataattaatttataaaactgtagtaactaggaagtgactcctaggtcgtttcccaaggattatcgttcGACACAGATTCAATATTAAGAACCCTAAACGCACACACACTGGGGGGGTTTTGTGATTCAGTTCAAAGGATTAGCagaaagtaaaaacagattaatatgataagtaaagacggacgaatcccttcgttcagtatatcgctgctcaatcacgggtatctaaagatcaattcttgttattagtttcctagttcgtgagaattaattaactaagcgataactaattcacagattcctaaactaagcgattaagaatcttttacgccctaatatgaactaagcgaacatacatcatcttctaagcactatacctcaagagcgcgatatactttgcaaagaaattCGTTCGAAAggaattagccttccatggatggggcgaattcaAAAATTATATTGGAGAAGAGAATAGGGATTAAAAGCATAAAACCATTGCAGAGCTCTAATATAactgaaattcgaaattgcataaaataataatgaagaagGTAAAAGGTCCttgtttctctcagcacaaatccttaaataggagctgagatcacaaatcctaatcaaaatcaaatcctaaaagataacagtaaatcctaataaatcctaaagatagagttttaaaataacaacctaaataagtttgaatcctaaagatatcaaacttaatttattccgaaattaaatcctaatatttcctaaaatacaatcttcactccagcacaatcaaatc is a window of Lotus japonicus ecotype B-129 chromosome 5, LjGifu_v1.2 DNA encoding:
- the LOC130719124 gene encoding S-protein homolog 2-like; translation: MLKVFGIVLPVLLIIATCSLIVPVQGQDVDSFQYPLKKTVRVINNLAGTQLSVHCHSGDDDLGQHYLHSGQYVEWSFQDNFWGTTLYWCDFAWNNVQKSFRVYSTKKMIIADINPI